Proteins from one Cryptomeria japonica chromosome 4, Sugi_1.0, whole genome shotgun sequence genomic window:
- the LOC131060357 gene encoding uncharacterized protein LOC131060357 isoform X1, with amino-acid sequence MAVKEEEKEAFVPSLCVFKNGTFLNSIFLSDPELEENEEEDNGVTHEKILKMGRHPDCDIVVDHPSISRWHLQIQLQKSSQELLLTDLSSVHGTFVCGHRTTPKLPITLRLNDTFRMGASTRVYKFQWLPYPSEEEEDCPTPKFLQSVYGPNKHECASDGKNKERDLANEKCGQMGAAGSNSWNMECGYSDANEEQVFEEETYDKAVDSPMTPTSSRIVSEPDEMNYGFNDENEEQDSIEERHANAVESISRNLTGTPILLENVSELDKQERTFFGKNKEQALKEHENVEALVSVPNNTLKTPIYLESASECNKGKGSFASENNEQVLKEHGNVGATELRILNSLESVSDANRQECAFDGENKEKEHGHTEVIEPLLNNPVKIPILLENVSELDKQEPTIFAKNKEHAFKEHETVKFLESVPNNTLKIPIYLESASEFNKGKGSFASENNEQVFKEHGNVGAPELRCLNSLESVSDANRQECAFDGENKELFLKEQSHADVIEPAQNNPVKIPIFIEHVSEPKNQAFAFAGENKERVLKEHGHVEAVESVLSNPVNIPIFMEHVSELKNQTLAFSGEIKEQVLKEHGHVEAVESVLSNRVNTPSFLESISEPNKQEGTCSELENQTLAFSGENKEQVIKEHGHVEAVESVLSNRVNTPSFLENISEPNKQEGTCSELENQTLAFSGENKEHGHVEAVESVLSNRVNTPSFLENISEPNKQEGTCFHENKEQILKECEHVEPVESVANNTIKTPIYMESVPECNKGEGSFPSENKEEALKELGHAEVIEPVPSNPVEIPIFMECVSECKKQVCVHEFAGENKEQVLKEHGHVEAVTFVSINSVKRPVILESASEIIKQECLFANESKEQALEEHGSAEVVEPNPSNPIKTPILLESVPEPNKQECEIANENKEQVIKKQNYFGADTLVPSNLTPILSDAILERNKQESSFDKENMEQTSMKEGDVKVIESEPKNLDQVMLDDFSEPNEQNCEFVDKNKKQFLLEEEYVGLVESVPWKPVQPSAPPLPESQSHLDYFAAVSDADMTLVLENTSCAREKNLGIGASNLWSRRQKDGNLICLQTGRMEMNLKPKKMKENQVKMTKQKRILKENSSAEIILKGKNVRCDKKNRVLGEKKRESILQELLPEISAHGSSSTGFSPDDDDFYPSDKENLTPKVSCQASKTTARKIGRVDQDTHLLQTDTGRAPFQSLSQNSRVNSRPTISSSSKNTNRSMDNHRGLHSEVQMPGVVQHSNLADSKTKWHMVVDTGCLIHDESRQALKQLEGIKGTQLIIPRIVIRELDCLKRQNMSKKGKEAQEFLRWIEECMINKGWWVHVQNSAECFSFGVTPPASPHSNLSGGSNDASASVAFSSYGSFADVLSPTAEDHILECALLYKRLANGGRVVLLSNDVALKVKAMAEGMLCENAKEFCQSLVSPYSERFLWSQSTAHGHNWTDINNSNSRKTLGVTRKLTYFGMMRNSLLRDEEPKKKSNESAKGLKLILLHNSHYGQKHT; translated from the exons ACCCCAAAGTTTCTGCAAAGTGTTTATGGACCCAACAAACACGAGTGTGCATCTGATGGCAAAAACAAAGAACGAGACTTAGCAAACGAGAAGTGTGGGCAAATGGGAGCTGCTGGATCAAATTCTTGGAATATG GAGTGCGGATATAGTGATGCAAACGAAGAACAAGTCTTCGAGGAAGAAACATATGACAAAGCTGTTGACTCCCCCATG ACCCCGACCTCATCTAGAATTGTTTCTGAACCCGATGAAATGAACTATGgatttaatgatgaaaatgaagaaCAAGACTCAATAGAAGAGCGACATGCCAATGCTGTTGAATCCATCTCCAGGAATCTG ACGGGGACTCCAATCCTTTTGGAGAATGTTTCTGAACTTGATAAACAGGAGcgtacattttttggaaaaaacaaGGAACAGGCCTTAAAGGAACATGAAAATGTTGAAGCTCTTGTGTCTGTTCCAAATAATACATTAAAGACCCCAATCTATTTGGAGAGTGCTTCTGAATGCAACAAAGGGAAGGGTTCATTTGCCAGTGAAAACAATGAACAAGTCTTAAAAGAACATGGAAATGTTGGTGCTACTGAATTAAGGATCCTGAACAGTTTGGAGAGTGTATCTGATGCCAACAGACAGGAGTGTGCATTTGATGGTGAAAACAAGGAGAAGGAACACGGTCATACTGAAGTTATTGAACCTCTCCTAAATAATCCGGTAAAGATTCCAATCCTTTTGGAGAATGTTTCTGAACTTGATAAACAGGAGCCTACAATTTTTGCTAAAAACAAGGAACATGCCTTTAAGGAACATGAAACCGTTAAATTTCTTGAGTCTGTTCCAAATAATACATTAAAGATCCCAATCTATTTGGAGAGTGCTTCTGAATTCAACAAAGGGAAGGGTTCATTTGCTAGTGAAAACAATGAACAAGTCTTCAAAGAACATGGAAATGTGGGTGCTCCTGAATTAAGGTGCCTGAACAGTTTGGAGAGTGTTTCTGATGCCAACAGACAGGAGTGTGCATTTGATGGTGAAAACAAGGAACTGTTCTTAAAGGAACAAAGTCATGCTGACGTTATTGAACCTGCCCAAAATAATCCAGTAAAGATTCCAATCTTTATTGAGCATGTTTCTGAACCCAAAAACCAGGCGTTTGCATTTGCTGGTGAAAATAAGGAACGGGTCTTAAAGGAACACGGACATGTTGAAGCTGTTGAGTCTGTCCTAAGTAATCCAGTAAATATTCCAATCTTTATGGAGCATGTTTCTGAACTCAAAAACCAGACACTTGCATTTTCTGGTGAAATTAAGGAACAGGTCTTAAAGGAACACGGACATGTTGAAGCTGTTGAATCTGTCCTAAGTAATAGGGTAAACACCCCAAGCTTTTTGGAGAGCATTTCTGAACCTAATAAACAGGAGGGTACATGTTCTGAACTCGAAAACCAGACACTTGCATTTTCTGGTGAAAATAAGGAACAGGTCATAAAGGAACACGGACATGTTGAAGCTGTTGAGTCTGTCCTAAGTAATAGGGTAAACACCCCAAGCTTTTTGGAGAACATTTCTGAACCTAATAAACAGGAGGGTACATGTTCTGAACTCGAAAACCAGACACTTGCATTTTCTGGTGAAAATAAGGAACACGGCCATGTTGAAGCTGTTGAGTCTGTCCTAAGTAATAGGGTAAACACCCCAAGCTTTTTGGAGAACATTTCTGAACCTAATAAACAGGAGGGTACATGTTTTCATGAAAACAAGGAACAGATCTTAAAGGAATGCGAACATGTTGAACCTGTTGAGTCTGTCGCAAATAATACAATAAAGACCCCAATCTATATGGAGAGTGTACCTGAATGCAACAAAGGGGAGGGCTCATTTCCTAGTGAAAACAAGGAAGAGGCCTTAAAGGAACTTGGGCATGCTGAAGTTATTGAACCTGTTCCAAGTAATCCAGTAGAGATTCCAATCTTTATGGAGTGTGTTTCTGAATGCAAAAAACAGGTATGTGTACATGAATTTGCAGGTGAAAACAAGGAACAGGTCTTAAAGGAACATGGACATGTCGAAGCAGTTACATTTGTCTCAATCAATTCAGTAAAGCGTCCAGTCATTTTGGAAAGTGCTTCCGAAATCATCAAACAAGAGTGTTTATTTGCAAATGAAAGCAAAGAACAAGCCTTAGAGGAACATGGATCTGCTGAAGTTGTTGAACCCAACCCAAGTAATCCAATAAAGACCCCAATACTTTTGGAGAGTGTTCCTGAACCCAACAAACAGGAGTGTGAAATTGCCAATGAAAACAAGGAACAGGTCATAAAGAAACAAAATTATTTTGGAGCTGATACACTTGTCCCCAGTAATCTG ACCCCAATCCTGTCCGATGCCATTTTGGAACGCAATAAACAAGAGAGCAGTTTTGATAAAGAAAACATGGAACAAACCTCAATGAAAGAGGGTGATGTCAAAGTTATTGAATCAGAGCCCAAGAACCTG GATCAAGTTATGTTGGATGATTTTTCTGAGCCCAACGAACAGAATTGTGAATTTGTTGATAAAAATAAGAAACAATTCTTACTGGAAGAGGAGTATGTGGGACTTGTTGAATCAGTCCCATGGAAGCCTGTACAACCATCAGCACCTCCACTTCCGGAATCTCAATCTCATCTGGATTACTTCGCTGCGGTATCTGATGCTGACATGACCCTGGTGCTGGAGAATACGAGCTGTGCAAGGGAAAAAAACCTAGGTATAGGAGCTTCAAACCTTTGGTCAAGAAGGCAAAAAGATGGTAATCTTATCTGCTTGCAGACAGGTCGAATGGAAATGAATTTAAAACCtaagaaaatgaaggaaaaccaggTAAAAATGACAAAGCAAAAACGAATTCTAAAAGAAAATTCAAGTGCTGAAATCATCCTTAAGGGAAAAAATGTGAGATGTGACAAGAAAAACAGGGTTCTTGGTGAAAAGAAGAGAGAGTCTATTTTGCAAGAATTGTTACCAGAAATTAGTGCTCATGGGTCCTCTTCAACTGGATTTAGTCCAGATGACGATGACTTTTATCCATCTGACAAGGAGAATTTGACTCCAAAAGTTTCATGCCAAGCTTCAAAAACAACTGCAAGGAAGATTGGTAGAGTGGACCAAGACACTCATCTTCTTCAAACAGATACAGGGAGGGCACCATTTCAATCTCTTTCCCAGAATTCAAGGGTGAACAGCAGACCGACCATAAGTTCTTCCTCGAAGAATACTAACAGAAGCATGGACAATCACCGGGGCTTACACTCTGAG GTTCAGATGCCTGGAGTAGTTCAACATTCAAATCTGGCGGACTCAAAGACGAAATGGCATATGGTGGTAGATACTGGCTGTCTTATACATGACGAATCTAGACAGGCTTTGAAGCAACTGGAAGGCATCAAAGGGACTCAACTGATCATCCCTAGAATTG TTATACGAGAATTAGATTGTCTGAAACGCCAAAATATGTCAAAGAAAGGGAAGGAGGCTCAGGAGTTTTTGAGATGGATTGAGGAATGCATGATAAATAAGGGTTGGTGGGTTCATGTGCAAAACTCTGCAGAATGTTTTTCATTTGGTGTCACACCTCCTGCTTCTCCTCATTCCAATCTAAGTGGTGGCAGCAATGATGCTTCTGCTTCAGTTGCTTTCTCATCCTATGGTAGCTTTGCAGATGTTTTGTCACCTACTGCAGAAGATCATATACTTGAATGTGCTTTGCTCTATAAAAGATTAGCAAATGGTGGGCGTGTTGTTCTTCTCAGTAATGATGTTGCTCTCAAAGTCAAAGCTATGGCTGAG GGAATGTTATGTGAAAATGCGAAGGAGTTTTGTCAAAGTTTAGTAAGTCCTTATTCAGAGAGATTTTTGTGGTCACAAAGCACTGCGCATGGCCACAACTGGACTGACATCAACAACAGCAATAGCAGGAAAACTTTAGGAGTCACAAGGAAGTTGACATACTTTGGCATGATGAGGAACTCTTTGCTTCGTGATGAAGAACCAAAAAAGAAGAGTAATGAGAGTGCAAAGGGATTAAAGCTCATCTTACTGCATAATTCTCATTATGGGCAGAAACACACCTAA
- the LOC131060357 gene encoding FHA domain-containing protein PS1 isoform X2 produces the protein MAVKEEEKEAFVPSLCVFKNGTFLNSIFLSDPELEENEEEDNGVTHEKILKMGRHPDCDIVVDHPSISRWHLQIQLQKSSQELLLTDLSSVHGTFVCGHRTTPKLPITLRLNDTFRMGASTRVYKFQWLPYPSEEEEDCPTPKFLQSVYGPNKHECASDGKNKERDLANEKCGQMGAAGSNSWNMECGYSDANEEQVFEEETYDKAVDSPMTGTPILLENVSELDKQERTFFGKNKEQALKEHENVEALVSVPNNTLKTPIYLESASECNKGKGSFASENNEQVLKEHGNVGATELRILNSLESVSDANRQECAFDGENKEKEHGHTEVIEPLLNNPVKIPILLENVSELDKQEPTIFAKNKEHAFKEHETVKFLESVPNNTLKIPIYLESASEFNKGKGSFASENNEQVFKEHGNVGAPELRCLNSLESVSDANRQECAFDGENKELFLKEQSHADVIEPAQNNPVKIPIFIEHVSEPKNQAFAFAGENKERVLKEHGHVEAVESVLSNPVNIPIFMEHVSELKNQTLAFSGEIKEQVLKEHGHVEAVESVLSNRVNTPSFLESISEPNKQEGTCSELENQTLAFSGENKEQVIKEHGHVEAVESVLSNRVNTPSFLENISEPNKQEGTCSELENQTLAFSGENKEHGHVEAVESVLSNRVNTPSFLENISEPNKQEGTCFHENKEQILKECEHVEPVESVANNTIKTPIYMESVPECNKGEGSFPSENKEEALKELGHAEVIEPVPSNPVEIPIFMECVSECKKQVCVHEFAGENKEQVLKEHGHVEAVTFVSINSVKRPVILESASEIIKQECLFANESKEQALEEHGSAEVVEPNPSNPIKTPILLESVPEPNKQECEIANENKEQVIKKQNYFGADTLVPSNLTPILSDAILERNKQESSFDKENMEQTSMKEGDVKVIESEPKNLDQVMLDDFSEPNEQNCEFVDKNKKQFLLEEEYVGLVESVPWKPVQPSAPPLPESQSHLDYFAAVSDADMTLVLENTSCAREKNLGIGASNLWSRRQKDGNLICLQTGRMEMNLKPKKMKENQVKMTKQKRILKENSSAEIILKGKNVRCDKKNRVLGEKKRESILQELLPEISAHGSSSTGFSPDDDDFYPSDKENLTPKVSCQASKTTARKIGRVDQDTHLLQTDTGRAPFQSLSQNSRVNSRPTISSSSKNTNRSMDNHRGLHSEVQMPGVVQHSNLADSKTKWHMVVDTGCLIHDESRQALKQLEGIKGTQLIIPRIVIRELDCLKRQNMSKKGKEAQEFLRWIEECMINKGWWVHVQNSAECFSFGVTPPASPHSNLSGGSNDASASVAFSSYGSFADVLSPTAEDHILECALLYKRLANGGRVVLLSNDVALKVKAMAEGMLCENAKEFCQSLVSPYSERFLWSQSTAHGHNWTDINNSNSRKTLGVTRKLTYFGMMRNSLLRDEEPKKKSNESAKGLKLILLHNSHYGQKHT, from the exons ACCCCAAAGTTTCTGCAAAGTGTTTATGGACCCAACAAACACGAGTGTGCATCTGATGGCAAAAACAAAGAACGAGACTTAGCAAACGAGAAGTGTGGGCAAATGGGAGCTGCTGGATCAAATTCTTGGAATATG GAGTGCGGATATAGTGATGCAAACGAAGAACAAGTCTTCGAGGAAGAAACATATGACAAAGCTGTTGACTCCCCCATG ACGGGGACTCCAATCCTTTTGGAGAATGTTTCTGAACTTGATAAACAGGAGcgtacattttttggaaaaaacaaGGAACAGGCCTTAAAGGAACATGAAAATGTTGAAGCTCTTGTGTCTGTTCCAAATAATACATTAAAGACCCCAATCTATTTGGAGAGTGCTTCTGAATGCAACAAAGGGAAGGGTTCATTTGCCAGTGAAAACAATGAACAAGTCTTAAAAGAACATGGAAATGTTGGTGCTACTGAATTAAGGATCCTGAACAGTTTGGAGAGTGTATCTGATGCCAACAGACAGGAGTGTGCATTTGATGGTGAAAACAAGGAGAAGGAACACGGTCATACTGAAGTTATTGAACCTCTCCTAAATAATCCGGTAAAGATTCCAATCCTTTTGGAGAATGTTTCTGAACTTGATAAACAGGAGCCTACAATTTTTGCTAAAAACAAGGAACATGCCTTTAAGGAACATGAAACCGTTAAATTTCTTGAGTCTGTTCCAAATAATACATTAAAGATCCCAATCTATTTGGAGAGTGCTTCTGAATTCAACAAAGGGAAGGGTTCATTTGCTAGTGAAAACAATGAACAAGTCTTCAAAGAACATGGAAATGTGGGTGCTCCTGAATTAAGGTGCCTGAACAGTTTGGAGAGTGTTTCTGATGCCAACAGACAGGAGTGTGCATTTGATGGTGAAAACAAGGAACTGTTCTTAAAGGAACAAAGTCATGCTGACGTTATTGAACCTGCCCAAAATAATCCAGTAAAGATTCCAATCTTTATTGAGCATGTTTCTGAACCCAAAAACCAGGCGTTTGCATTTGCTGGTGAAAATAAGGAACGGGTCTTAAAGGAACACGGACATGTTGAAGCTGTTGAGTCTGTCCTAAGTAATCCAGTAAATATTCCAATCTTTATGGAGCATGTTTCTGAACTCAAAAACCAGACACTTGCATTTTCTGGTGAAATTAAGGAACAGGTCTTAAAGGAACACGGACATGTTGAAGCTGTTGAATCTGTCCTAAGTAATAGGGTAAACACCCCAAGCTTTTTGGAGAGCATTTCTGAACCTAATAAACAGGAGGGTACATGTTCTGAACTCGAAAACCAGACACTTGCATTTTCTGGTGAAAATAAGGAACAGGTCATAAAGGAACACGGACATGTTGAAGCTGTTGAGTCTGTCCTAAGTAATAGGGTAAACACCCCAAGCTTTTTGGAGAACATTTCTGAACCTAATAAACAGGAGGGTACATGTTCTGAACTCGAAAACCAGACACTTGCATTTTCTGGTGAAAATAAGGAACACGGCCATGTTGAAGCTGTTGAGTCTGTCCTAAGTAATAGGGTAAACACCCCAAGCTTTTTGGAGAACATTTCTGAACCTAATAAACAGGAGGGTACATGTTTTCATGAAAACAAGGAACAGATCTTAAAGGAATGCGAACATGTTGAACCTGTTGAGTCTGTCGCAAATAATACAATAAAGACCCCAATCTATATGGAGAGTGTACCTGAATGCAACAAAGGGGAGGGCTCATTTCCTAGTGAAAACAAGGAAGAGGCCTTAAAGGAACTTGGGCATGCTGAAGTTATTGAACCTGTTCCAAGTAATCCAGTAGAGATTCCAATCTTTATGGAGTGTGTTTCTGAATGCAAAAAACAGGTATGTGTACATGAATTTGCAGGTGAAAACAAGGAACAGGTCTTAAAGGAACATGGACATGTCGAAGCAGTTACATTTGTCTCAATCAATTCAGTAAAGCGTCCAGTCATTTTGGAAAGTGCTTCCGAAATCATCAAACAAGAGTGTTTATTTGCAAATGAAAGCAAAGAACAAGCCTTAGAGGAACATGGATCTGCTGAAGTTGTTGAACCCAACCCAAGTAATCCAATAAAGACCCCAATACTTTTGGAGAGTGTTCCTGAACCCAACAAACAGGAGTGTGAAATTGCCAATGAAAACAAGGAACAGGTCATAAAGAAACAAAATTATTTTGGAGCTGATACACTTGTCCCCAGTAATCTG ACCCCAATCCTGTCCGATGCCATTTTGGAACGCAATAAACAAGAGAGCAGTTTTGATAAAGAAAACATGGAACAAACCTCAATGAAAGAGGGTGATGTCAAAGTTATTGAATCAGAGCCCAAGAACCTG GATCAAGTTATGTTGGATGATTTTTCTGAGCCCAACGAACAGAATTGTGAATTTGTTGATAAAAATAAGAAACAATTCTTACTGGAAGAGGAGTATGTGGGACTTGTTGAATCAGTCCCATGGAAGCCTGTACAACCATCAGCACCTCCACTTCCGGAATCTCAATCTCATCTGGATTACTTCGCTGCGGTATCTGATGCTGACATGACCCTGGTGCTGGAGAATACGAGCTGTGCAAGGGAAAAAAACCTAGGTATAGGAGCTTCAAACCTTTGGTCAAGAAGGCAAAAAGATGGTAATCTTATCTGCTTGCAGACAGGTCGAATGGAAATGAATTTAAAACCtaagaaaatgaaggaaaaccaggTAAAAATGACAAAGCAAAAACGAATTCTAAAAGAAAATTCAAGTGCTGAAATCATCCTTAAGGGAAAAAATGTGAGATGTGACAAGAAAAACAGGGTTCTTGGTGAAAAGAAGAGAGAGTCTATTTTGCAAGAATTGTTACCAGAAATTAGTGCTCATGGGTCCTCTTCAACTGGATTTAGTCCAGATGACGATGACTTTTATCCATCTGACAAGGAGAATTTGACTCCAAAAGTTTCATGCCAAGCTTCAAAAACAACTGCAAGGAAGATTGGTAGAGTGGACCAAGACACTCATCTTCTTCAAACAGATACAGGGAGGGCACCATTTCAATCTCTTTCCCAGAATTCAAGGGTGAACAGCAGACCGACCATAAGTTCTTCCTCGAAGAATACTAACAGAAGCATGGACAATCACCGGGGCTTACACTCTGAG GTTCAGATGCCTGGAGTAGTTCAACATTCAAATCTGGCGGACTCAAAGACGAAATGGCATATGGTGGTAGATACTGGCTGTCTTATACATGACGAATCTAGACAGGCTTTGAAGCAACTGGAAGGCATCAAAGGGACTCAACTGATCATCCCTAGAATTG TTATACGAGAATTAGATTGTCTGAAACGCCAAAATATGTCAAAGAAAGGGAAGGAGGCTCAGGAGTTTTTGAGATGGATTGAGGAATGCATGATAAATAAGGGTTGGTGGGTTCATGTGCAAAACTCTGCAGAATGTTTTTCATTTGGTGTCACACCTCCTGCTTCTCCTCATTCCAATCTAAGTGGTGGCAGCAATGATGCTTCTGCTTCAGTTGCTTTCTCATCCTATGGTAGCTTTGCAGATGTTTTGTCACCTACTGCAGAAGATCATATACTTGAATGTGCTTTGCTCTATAAAAGATTAGCAAATGGTGGGCGTGTTGTTCTTCTCAGTAATGATGTTGCTCTCAAAGTCAAAGCTATGGCTGAG GGAATGTTATGTGAAAATGCGAAGGAGTTTTGTCAAAGTTTAGTAAGTCCTTATTCAGAGAGATTTTTGTGGTCACAAAGCACTGCGCATGGCCACAACTGGACTGACATCAACAACAGCAATAGCAGGAAAACTTTAGGAGTCACAAGGAAGTTGACATACTTTGGCATGATGAGGAACTCTTTGCTTCGTGATGAAGAACCAAAAAAGAAGAGTAATGAGAGTGCAAAGGGATTAAAGCTCATCTTACTGCATAATTCTCATTATGGGCAGAAACACACCTAA